One region of Mucilaginibacter sp. 14171R-50 genomic DNA includes:
- a CDS encoding glycoside hydrolase family 30 beta sandwich domain-containing protein: MKKGFLIAGLLCFAAGAFSQAPAAKKKVPYSAANKTVKMYVTEKGSNKRLAPAGELKFSSDPQPPETETVVFVDPEKQFQTMLGIGGALTDAVAETFYKLPKDKQTELLEAYYSKTSGIGFTLARTNIQSCDFSSGSYSYVSNSDKSLSTFDISHDKKYRIPFIKAATAAAGGKLTMYVSPWSPPAFMKDNNDVLHGGKLKPAFAQSWANFYVKFIKAYEAQGIPIWGLSVQNEPMATQTWESCKYTAEEERDFVKNYLGPTLWKQGMKAKKLIVWDHNRDLLYQRASTILEDPAAARYVWGIGFHWYETWTGAGQNFENTRLTHAAFPDKNLIFTEGCVEKFDFNRLDDWNLGERYGLSMINDFNAGTVGWTDWNILLDEKGGPNHVGNFCFAPVHADTRTGQLLYTNSYYYIGHFSKYIKPGAKRIAASASRDKLLTTAYQNPNGSIAVVVMNRTDEKIEYSLWIKGKAAKTVSAPHSIATLVVQ, translated from the coding sequence ATGAAGAAAGGATTTTTAATTGCCGGCCTGTTATGCTTCGCGGCAGGCGCTTTTAGCCAGGCACCCGCCGCAAAAAAGAAAGTGCCGTACTCAGCAGCCAATAAAACGGTAAAAATGTATGTCACCGAAAAGGGCTCCAACAAAAGGCTTGCCCCCGCAGGCGAGTTAAAATTTTCGTCGGACCCGCAACCGCCCGAAACCGAAACGGTGGTTTTTGTTGACCCCGAAAAGCAGTTTCAAACCATGCTTGGCATTGGCGGCGCATTAACCGATGCCGTTGCCGAAACATTTTACAAGCTGCCAAAAGATAAGCAAACAGAGCTTTTAGAAGCTTATTACAGTAAAACCTCGGGTATTGGCTTTACCCTCGCCCGTACCAATATTCAAAGCTGCGATTTTAGCAGCGGCAGTTACAGCTATGTTAGCAATAGCGATAAATCCCTATCAACCTTTGACATCAGCCACGATAAAAAATACCGCATACCATTCATAAAAGCGGCAACCGCGGCGGCAGGGGGTAAGCTAACCATGTATGTATCGCCCTGGAGCCCACCTGCATTTATGAAAGATAACAACGACGTACTGCACGGCGGGAAGCTTAAACCTGCGTTTGCGCAAAGCTGGGCAAACTTTTATGTAAAGTTCATTAAAGCGTACGAAGCGCAGGGCATACCAATATGGGGCCTTTCGGTACAAAACGAGCCTATGGCTACGCAAACGTGGGAATCATGTAAGTACACGGCCGAAGAGGAGCGCGACTTTGTAAAGAATTATTTAGGCCCAACACTTTGGAAACAGGGCATGAAAGCAAAAAAACTTATTGTTTGGGACCACAACCGCGACTTGCTTTACCAGCGCGCAAGCACCATTTTAGAAGACCCTGCGGCCGCCAGATATGTTTGGGGTATCGGCTTTCACTGGTACGAGACCTGGACAGGCGCTGGCCAGAATTTTGAGAACACCCGCCTTACCCATGCCGCCTTCCCGGATAAGAACCTGATATTTACCGAGGGCTGCGTAGAGAAATTTGATTTTAACCGTTTGGACGACTGGAACCTGGGCGAGCGCTACGGCCTGTCGATGATAAACGATTTTAATGCCGGCACCGTAGGCTGGACCGACTGGAACATCCTGTTAGATGAAAAAGGCGGGCCTAATCATGTTGGCAATTTTTGCTTCGCCCCGGTACATGCCGATACCCGCACCGGCCAATTGCTTTATACCAATTCGTACTATTATATTGGTCATTTCTCCAAATACATTAAACCCGGCGCTAAACGCATCGCCGCCTCGGCAAGCCGCGATAAGCTGTTGACCACCGCTTACCAGAACCCTAACGGATCGATAGCCGTAGTGGTAATGAACCGCACCGACGAGAAGATAGAATACAGCTTATGGATAAAAGGCAAGGCCGCCAAAACCGTAAGCGCGCCGCATTCCATTGCAACACTGGTTGTACAATAA
- a CDS encoding ThuA domain-containing protein: MTFIFKTRALALCVFCLCIFTGAFAQQKFKVIAFYTAKNDQAHISFVHEANRWFPQMAKKYNFGYDSTSNWNNLNAKFLANYKVVIFLDTRPEDPAQRAAFETYMKNGGGWMGFHFAAFALTPSDYPQNWDWYHNEFLGAGQYKSNTWRPVFAVLKVEDRMHPATKNMPQDFKTSPCEWYRWEKDLTKNPDIKILASIDPVSFPLGTGPKPQEIWHSGYYPIVWTNKNYKMIYFNFGHNDIDYEHHTNKELSQTFNNPVQDKLTIDALLWLGNGRKAGTK, translated from the coding sequence ATGACCTTTATTTTTAAAACCAGGGCGCTTGCGCTATGTGTATTTTGTCTGTGCATCTTTACGGGCGCCTTTGCCCAGCAGAAGTTCAAAGTAATTGCTTTTTACACCGCCAAGAACGATCAGGCGCACATCAGCTTTGTGCACGAGGCCAACAGGTGGTTCCCGCAAATGGCCAAAAAATACAATTTCGGGTATGACTCTACCAGTAACTGGAACAACCTTAACGCTAAATTCCTGGCCAATTATAAGGTGGTGATATTTCTAGATACCCGGCCGGAGGACCCCGCCCAGCGCGCGGCCTTTGAAACCTACATGAAAAACGGCGGCGGCTGGATGGGTTTCCACTTCGCGGCATTTGCCCTTACCCCGTCAGATTATCCGCAAAATTGGGATTGGTACCACAACGAGTTTTTGGGCGCCGGCCAGTATAAAAGCAACACCTGGCGACCGGTTTTCGCTGTTTTAAAGGTAGAAGACCGGATGCACCCCGCTACCAAAAACATGCCGCAGGATTTTAAAACCTCACCCTGCGAATGGTACCGATGGGAAAAAGACCTTACTAAAAATCCGGATATAAAGATACTGGCTTCGATAGATCCGGTGAGCTTTCCGTTAGGCACCGGGCCCAAACCGCAGGAGATATGGCACAGCGGCTATTATCCCATCGTGTGGACAAATAAAAATTATAAAATGATCTACTTTAACTTTGGTCATAACGATATAGACTACGAACATCATACCAATAAAGAACTATCCCAAACATTTAACAATCCCGTACAGGATAAGCTGACAATTGACGCGCTGTTATGGCTGGGAAACGGCAGAAAGGCCGGAACAAAATAA
- a CDS encoding DUF3037 domain-containing protein, with the protein MQDRHLFEYAVIRVVPRVEREEFINVGVVLFCKKQQFLKMRYSIDKDRLLALSKDLDIEALEENLLSFQRIAMGGKDAGPIGELDAASRFRWLTATRSTVVQTSKVHPGFCVDGEDSLTRLYQQLVK; encoded by the coding sequence ATGCAAGACAGGCACTTATTTGAGTATGCCGTGATACGCGTTGTGCCCAGGGTAGAGCGCGAGGAATTTATAAACGTAGGCGTGGTGTTGTTTTGCAAAAAACAGCAGTTTTTAAAAATGAGGTACAGCATTGATAAAGACCGCCTGCTGGCTTTGTCAAAAGACCTGGATATTGAAGCGCTGGAAGAAAACCTGCTGTCGTTTCAGCGTATCGCCATGGGTGGTAAAGATGCCGGCCCTATTGGCGAGTTGGATGCAGCATCGCGTTTCAGATGGCTTACGGCTACGCGCAGTACGGTTGTGCAAACCTCAAAGGTGCACCCTGGTTTTTGTGTAGATGGCGAGGATAGCCTTACCCGACTGTATCAGCAACTGGTGAAATAG